One region of Archocentrus centrarchus isolate MPI-CPG fArcCen1 chromosome 6, fArcCen1, whole genome shotgun sequence genomic DNA includes:
- the LOC115782075 gene encoding mucin-5AC-like: MEKMAPAFSTTPSSISHSISTPSPDVRSTTATAPDPELPKLPADLPDLPKTTPNQKPKTSQNIPGKLKPVSKPNQKHPNPGTNFKPKPNVKPNTGHKPPQTNWNLKRLKPGQTPNLKAQSAPEAVSNRPSKPRPPSLYESPTMSTVRPGATPIQRPKPEVQPKKSPKTKTDSSQISKTISDHIQTSHTNTPLTSGPVKHTAEVTHSPGDIEFNPSVKKTVTAHPKTSNSLENGAFPHLHTLPEDSTMSPNSRIVSDLKPQTTSEPPSLPMTTRPNKLIHGILPSVIPSTSPRPTQSNIIPKSDSGTQAKKHHNMEKMAPAFPTTPYFISHSISTNSPDFRSTTATAPDPELPNLPDELPDLPKTPPNQKTKTSQNIPGKPKPVSKPNQKHPKPGTNFKPKQNVKHNSGHKPPQTNWNLKRLKPGQTPNLNAKSAPEVESNRTSKPRPPSLYESPTMSTVRPGATPIQRPKSEVQPKKSPKIKTDSSQISRTISDHIQTSHTNTPLTSGPAKHTAEVTHSPGDTEFNPSVRKTVTAHPKTSNSLENGAFPHLHTLPEDSTMSPNSRIVSDLKPQTVNQPPSLPMTRPNKIIHGILPNVIPSTSPGPTQSNIIPKSDSGTQAKKHHNMEKMAPAFSTTPSSISHSISTPSPDVRSTTATAPGPELPKLPADLPDLPKTTPNQKPKTSQNIPGKPKPVSKPNQKHPKPGTDFKPKPNVKPNTDHKPPQTNWNLKRLKPGQMPNLKAKSASEAVSNRPSKPRPPSLYESPTMSTVRPGATPIQRPKPEVQPKKSPKTKTDSSQTSRTISDHIQTSHTNTPLTSGPAKHTAEVTHSPGDTEFNPSVRKTVTAHPKTSNSLENGAFPHLHTEDSTMSPNSRIVSDLKPQTTSEPPSLPMTTRPNKIIHGILPSVIPSTSPGSTQSNISPKSDSGTQAKKHHNMEKMAPSPISHSISTPSPDFRSTTATTPGPELPAEASTPSARELRVKINQVAAFFNNSPSLNGSLTNMHHKEHSEENQGGSRPDGTNGKLPTVKPPKATVTMPPRDCSDHLLRGGTESGRYLVTPDPRTKSFLVYCDMQQEGGGWTVLQRRQDGSVSFNRTWAEYQSGFGELDGGEFWLGNNMIHLLTRDREMVLRVELEDFDNMTGYAQYEQFRVASERLRYKLTVSGYSGTAGDALRFSKRYDHNSRAFTTPDRDHDRYPSGNCGAYYSSGWWFDACMSANLNGRYYVGRYKGVRDGIFWGTWYNILSEYYPTNERQSFKRVRMMIRPKGFAP, translated from the exons ATGGAGAAAATGGCTCCTGCATTCTCTACAACTCCTTCCTCCATATCCCACTCTATCTCTACACCCAGTCCTGACGTCAGGTCAACAACTGCGACCGCCCCTGACCCTGAGCTTCCCAAGCTCCCAGCTGATCTACCTGATCTACCGAAAACAACCCCCAACCAAAAGCCTAAAACCAGCCAAAACATCCCTGGAAAACTCAAACCTGtgtccaaaccaaaccaaaaacatcCAAACCCTGGGACAAACTTCAAGCCTAAACCAAATGTAAAGCCTAATACTGGCCACAAACCACCACAAACCAACTGGAACCTTAAAAGACTTAAGCCTGGACAAACGCCTAATCTTAAAGCCCAGTCTGCACCTGAAGCGGTGTCCAATAGACCATCCAAACCAAGGCCTCCCTCCCTTTATGAATCACCAACCATGTCTACAGTTAGGCCAGGAGCAACACCAATTCAAAGACCAAAACCAGAAGTGCAACCAAAGAAAAGTCCAAAGACCAAAACAGATTCATCTCAAATCAGCAAGACTATTTCAGACCACATCCAAACCTCTCATACTAACACGCCTTTGACATCTGGCCCTGTAAAGCATACTGCTGAAGTGACACATTCCCCAGGGGACATAGAGTTCAATCCCAGTGTGAAGAAAACTGTCACTGCACATCCAAAGACCTCCAATAGCCTGGAAAATGGAGCCTTCCCTCACCTTCACACTCTGCCTGAAGACTCCACTATGAGCCCAAACAGCAGGATTGTGTCTGATCTAAAGCCACAAACAACCAGTGAGCCGCCATCGCTCCCAATGACAACAAGACCAAACAAACTCATCCATGGGATCCTCCCAAGTGTTATCCCTAGCACCAGTCCAAGACCCACACAGTCAAATATAATTCCAAAATCTGACTCTGGCACACAAGCAAAGAAACATCACAACATGGAGAAAATGGCTCCTGCATTCCCTACAACTCCTTACTTCATATCCCACTCTATCTCTACAAACAGTCCTGACTTCAGGTCAACAACTGCGACCGCCCCTGACCCTGAGCTCCCCAACCTCCCAGATGAGTTACCTGATCTACCAAAAACACCTCCCAACCAAAAGACTAAAACCAGCCAAAACATCCCTGGAAAACCCAAACCTGtgtccaaaccaaaccaaaaacatccaaaacctGGGACAAACTTCAAGCCTAAACAAAATGTAAAGCATAATAGTGGCCACAAACCACCACAAACCAACTGGAACCTTAAAAGACTTAAGCCTGGACAAACGCCTAATCTTAATGCCAAGTCTGCACCTGAAGTGGAATCCAATAGAACATCCAAACCAAGGCCTCCCTCCCTTTATGAATCACCAACCATGTCTACAGTTAGGCCAGGAGCAACACCAATTCAAAGACCAAAATCAGAAGTGCAACCAAAGAAAAGCCCAAAGATCAAAACAGATTCATCTCAAATCAGCCGGACTATTTCAGACCACATCCAAACCTCTCATACTAACACGCCTTTGACATCTGGCCCTGCAAAGCATACTGCTGAAGTGACTCATTCCCCAGGGGACACAGAGTTCAATCCCAGCGTGAGGAAAACTGTCACTGCACATCCAAAGACCTCCAATAGCCTGGAAAATGGAGCCTTCCCTCACCTTCACACTCTGCCTGAAGACTCCACTATGAGCCCAAACAGCAGGATTGTGTCTGATCTAAAGCCACAAACAGTCAATCAGCCACCATCGCTCCCAATGACAAGACCAAACAAAATCATCCATGGGATCCTTCCAAATGTTATCCCTAGCACCAGTCCAGGACCCACACAGTCAAATATAATTCCAAAATCTGACTCTGGCACACAAGCAAAGAAACATCACAACATGGAGAAAATGGCTCCTGCATTCTCTACAACTCCTTCCTCCATATCCCACTCTATCTCTACACCCAGTCCTGACGTCAGGTCTACAACTGCGACCGCCCCTGGCCCTGAGCTTCCCAAGCTCCCAGCTGATCTACCTGATCTTCCGAAAACAACCCCCAACCAAAAGCCTAAAACCAGCCAAAACATCCCTGGAAAACCCAAACCTGtgtccaaaccaaaccaaaaacatccaaaacctGGGACAGACTTCAAGCCTAAACCAAATGTAAAGCCTAATACTGACCACAAACCACCACAAACCAACTGGAACCTTAAAAGACTTAAGCCTGGACAAATGCCTAATCTTAAAGCCAAGTCTGCATCTGAAGCGGTGTCCAATAGACCATCCAAACCAAGGCCTCCCTCCCTTTATGAATCACCAACCATGTCTACAGTTAGGCCAGGAGCAACACCAATTCAAAGACCAAAACCAGAAGTGCAACCAAAGAAAAGTCCAAAGACCAAAACAGATTCATCTCAAACCAGCAGGACTATTTCAGACCACATCCAAACCTCTCATACTAACACGCCTTTGACATCTGGCCCTGCAAAGCATACTGCTGAAGTGACTCATTCCCCAGGGGACACAGAGTTCAATCCCAGCGTGAGGAAAACTGTCACTGCACATCCAAAGACCTCCAATAGCCTGGAAAATGGGGCCTTCCCTCACCTTCACACTGAAGACTCTACTATGAGCCCAAACAGCAGGATTGTGTCTGATCTAAAGCCACAAACAACCAGTGAGCCGCCATCGCTCCCAATGACAACAAGACCAAACAAAATCATCCATGGGATCCTCCCAAGTGTTATCCCTAGCACCAGTCCAGGATCCACACAGTCAAATATAAGTCCAAAATCTGACTCTGGCACACAAGCAAAGAAACATCACAACATGGAGAAAATGGCTCCTTCCCCCATATCCCACTCTATCTCTACACCCAGTCCTGACTTCAGGTCAACAACTGCGACCACTCCTGGCCCCGAGCTCCCAGCTGAGGCTTCCACTCCCAGTGCACGTGAGTTACGAGTGAAAATCAACCAGGTGGCCGCTTTCTTCAATAACAGCCCGAGTCTAAATGGAAGCCTGACAAACATGCATCATAAAGAGCACTCAGAGGAGAACCAGGGAGGCAGCAGGCCTGACGGCACAAACGGCAAACTGCCAACAGTGAAACCACCAAAAG CCACAGTTACCATGCCACCGAGAGACTGCTCGGACCACCTGCTCAGAGGAGGAACAGAAAGCGGGCGATACCTGGTGACCCCTGACCCCCGCACAAAAAGTTTCCTGGTGTACTGCGACATGCAACAGGAGGGTGGAGGGTGGACCGTCCTGCAACGCCGCCAGGACGGCAGCGTGAGCTTCAACCGCACCTGGGCAGAGTACCAATCCGGCTTCGGGGAGCTGGACGGAGGGGAGTTTTGGCTGGGCAACAACATGATCCACCTGCTGACCCGCGACAGGGAGATGGTGCTGCGGGTGGAATTGGAGGATTTTGACAACATGACGGGGTATGCGCAGTACGAGCAGTTCAGGGTGGCGAGTGAACGGCTGCGCTATAAACTGACAGTAAGCGGTTACTCAGGTACCGCAGGTGATGCTCTTCGCTTCAGCAAAAGGTACGATCACAACAGCAGGGCGTTCACCACTCCGGACAGGGACCACGACCGCTACCCCTCCGGGAACTGCGGGGCCTACTACAGCTCCGGGTGGTGGTTTGACGCCTGCATGAGTGCGAACCTCAACGGGAGATACTACGTGGGGAGGTACAAAGGTGTCCGGGATGGGATTTTCTGGGGGACATGGTATAACATATTATCAGAGTACTACCCCACCAATGAGAGACAGTCTTTTAAGAGAGTCAGGATGATGATCAGACCAAAGGGCTTTGCACCCTAA
- the fam185a gene encoding protein FAM185A, which yields MFWRSAGQRGSVGLLRCWSLTVSPKTLTPPRCPVHFSRSLSFSAPLKSSTHEEVRQPLRQWDLAVSPFTTVRAQIGCSISIHPLDPHAYPEADRAFITVHGAHKEQEVCLDRLNVHYDERSKELLISAEKVDSEVSIEMAAPIKSNLFITTQGRGSVQVKNMECDICKVQTEEGNCLLHSVKAHQVEVQSHEGQVTGVGTINGNVVISTGGDSAVDVKKLQGTKMNVSTEHGPLKVKAIYAESSCISSRSGRVDLGHVHGETTVKNMSGDTVIDGSNSFLKVSSHSGGIDVYVGDGGSAELHSQEGAVSVRVPSSLRAGVKLCGMSVDISPEVVLHGVENNTTEGHTTVTGYMNGESPADQWVKAQADGGSVRLTVQSWFESRRLGS from the exons ATGTTTTGGAGGTCTGCAGGTCAGCGGGGGTCTGTCGGACTCCTCCGCTGCTGGTCCCTGACGGTCAGTCCCAAGACTCTCACACCTCCCCGGTGCCCGGTGCACTTTTCACGgtctctttccttctctgccCCCCTAAAGTCTTCGACTCATGAAGAGGTGAGGCAGCCTCTTAGGCAGTGGGATCTGGCGGTGAGCCCCTTCACCACGGTGCGCGCACAGATAGGCTGCAGCATATCCATCCACCCGCTGGACCCGCACGCCTACCCCGAGGCTGACCGAGCCTTCATAACAGTCCATGGGGCACACAAAGAGCAGGAGGTCTGTCTGGACCGGTTAAACGTTCACTATGATGAACGAAGCAAAGAGCTCCTAATATCCGCTGAGAAGGTGGACAGCGAAGTGTCCATTGAAATGGCTGCACCCATCAAAAGCA ATCTTTTCATTACTACTCAAGGAAGGGGCAGTGTGCAAGTTAAGAACATGGAGTGTGATATCTGCAAGGTGCAAACAGAAGAGGGCAACTGCTTGCTGCACTCTGTCAAG GCTCATCAGGTTGAGGTGCAGTCCCACGAAGGGCAAGTTACAGGTGTGGGCACGATCAATGGCAACGTGGTCATCAGCACTGGTGGAGACAGT GCAGTGGATGTCAAGAAGCTCCAGGGCACCAAGATGAATGTGTCAACAGAACACGGCCCTCTGAAGGTCAAAGCCATCTATGCCGAGTCCAGCTGCATCTCCTCCCGCTCGGGGAGAGTGGACCTGGGACATGTACACG GTGAGACTACTGTGAAGAACATGTCTGGAGATACAGTTATAG ATGGTTCAAATAGCTTCCTGAAGGTTTCCTCTCACAGCGGAGGCATCGATGTCTACGTGGGAGACGGTGGCAGTGCTGAGCTTCACAGTCAGGAAG GAGCGGTGAGTGTGCGTGTGCCATCCTCATTAAGAGCTGGGGTGAAACTTTGTGGGATGTCGGTGGATATCAGCCCAGAGGTTGTTCTGCATGGAgtagaaaacaacacaactgaAGGCCATACCACAGTTACTG GCTACATGAATGGAGAGTCTCCGGCTGATCAGTGGGTTAAAGCTCAGGCAGACGGAGGCTCCGTCAGACTGACTGTACAAAGCTGGTTTGAGTCCCGGAGGCTCGGCAGCTGA
- the fbxl13 gene encoding LOW QUALITY PROTEIN: dynein regulatory complex subunit 6 (The sequence of the model RefSeq protein was modified relative to this genomic sequence to represent the inferred CDS: deleted 1 base in 1 codon) has protein sequence MTINFSVGKDWITGSTVKKILQSYRVFVTHLNLRGCTSLQWPSLRFISDCRNLQELNVSECFNFTDMMVQRIFECCPCLLYLNLSCTLLTNKTLQELFRSCLSLLCLSLAYCNRFTDEGFLYLTTGKGCRNLIHLNLSGCTQITVNGFRYISAGCPSLKEIVINDMPTLSDTCVLALLARCRCLSAISLLDAPHLSDITFKAIAEAAKLKSFSIEGNYQLTDFSWDALCSSSHGLRRLHVAECPRTTDASLKSVASLKHLQYLDISHCSKVTDVGIQYLTKGCSATKLRELNVSHCSHITDISVMRIAQRLYKLFHLNLGYCVRLTDSAVEWLSGSCLCSLDLSGCNIQDQGLAALEGIPLKKLVIAQCLAVTDIGIKKLCKNVRDLEHVDISHCVALSDAAVKAFSFYCRGLVTLRMVGCLKMTDMAVQYLTSGSQYLRELDVSGCVLLTDLTLQHLERICPPFSSITMACCSGISRAAASKLQPRVAHWEHSNDTLPYWFRHNIQSMGNLITKPTVTQ, from the exons ATCAACTTCTCTGTGGGCAAAGATTGGATAACAGGCAGTACAGTGAAGAAAATTCTGCAGAGCTACCGTGTATTTGTGACCCATCTTAACCTGCGTGGCTGCACATCCTTACAATGGCCCAGTCTGAGATTTATCA GTGACTGCAGAAACCTCCAGGAGCTCAATGTGTCAGAgtgctttaattttaca GACATGATGGTTCAGAGAATTTTTGAGTGCTGTCCCTGCCTGCTCTACTTGAACCTTTCTTGCACCCtcttaacaaacaaaactctACAAGAACTGTTCAG GAGCTGCCTGAGCCTTCTGTGCCTGAGTCTGGCCTACTGCAATAGATTCACAGATGAAGGCTTTCTGTACCTGACCACAGGGAAGGGCTGCCGCAATCTCATCCACCTCAACTTGTCCGGCTGCACTCAG ATTACAGTAAATGGGTTCAGATACATTTCTGCTGGATGTCCTTCACTTAAAGAGATTGTGATCAATGACATGCCCACACTGTCAGATACTTGTGTCCTG GCCCTCCTTGCCAGATGTCGCTGCTTGTCTGCTATTTCTCTGCTGGATGCTCCACATCTTTCCGACATCACTTTCAAAGCCATTGCTGAAGCAGCCAAACTAAAGTCTTTCAGCATAGAGG GCAACTACCAACTCACAGACTTCAGCTGGGACGCCCTGTGCAGCAGTTCACACGGTCTCCGCAGACTCCACGTTGCAGAATGTCCCAGAACGACTGACGCCAGTCTGAAATCTGTGGCCTCCCTCAAACACCTCCAATATCTTGACATTTCACATTGCagcaa GGTGACTGATGTTGGGATACAGTATTTGACCAAAGGCTGCTCAGCCACTAAACTGCGAGAACTGAATGTCAGtcactgcagtcacatcactgACATCTCTGTCATGAGGATAGCACAAAG GTTGTATAAACTGTTCCATCTCAATCTGGGTTACTGTGTGAGGCTGACGGATTCGGCTGTGGAGTGGCTGAGTGGCAGCTGTCTCTGTTCACTTGACCTCAGTGGTTGCAACATCCAGGATCAA GGACTGGCTGCTCTTGAGGGAATTCCCTTGAAGAAATTAGTTATTGCCCAGTGCCTCGCTGTTACAGACATTGGAATTAAG AAGCTGTGCAAAAATGTGAGAGACCTGGAACATGTTGATATCTCTCATTGTGTGGCTCTGTCTGATGCAGCCGTCAAAGCCTTTTCATTTTACTGCAGAGGCCTAGTCACTCTGCGGATGGTCGGTTGTCTTAAg ATGACCGATATGGCAGTGCAGTATCTAACAAGTGGATCTCAGTACTTGCGAGAGCTTGATGTGAGTGGCTGCGTTCTTCTCACAGATCTCACGCTTCAGCACTTGGAAAGAATTTGTCCTCCGTTCAGCTCCATCACAATGGCCTGCTGCAGTGGCATCTCCAG GGCTGCTGCCTCAAAACTTCAGCCACGCGTGGCACACTGGGAGCACAGCAATGACACCCTTCCGTACTGGTTCAGACACAACATCCAGTCA ATGGGGAATCTGATCACAAAACCCACAGTGACCCAGTGA
- the LOC115782078 gene encoding leucine-rich repeat-containing protein 17 encodes MRVIPSLLLFCLLLLLLPSIEMKKKGKGRGLKGARHKLTRDRVRVRGARRHNRSGPSGLISINCLESAEFGEVFVDCQDQHLSSIPTSNTWSKNPKHLLLARNQIKVLHDGAFLGYESLNSLDLQQNQISLVEEGAFQGLTQLTTLLLQHNRLQTLSEEALIPIPNLHYLRLYDNPWNCLCPMDSLVRTLQVPSNRNLGNYARCAEPIRLKNMKLKHMDPELLCKESDPASDQQNPKDLMEPSPIRIKPDATTVCFTYFYPQIRMDCSNQGLTEVPTGIPDNVAHVDLSHNSISHLKTRDFHAARSLRTLNLSNNKMEDLDTGSLTGLLHLRELDLSNNNLHFVQHGVLEDLYFLSHLKLGGNPWVCDYSIQYMVYWLSLHPRVSHSGLVCHSPPEHAGERVEEYVHSYNRECPKDRQQSRPDQDQTDPALWNTPMEVQGELEEEELEPSALRMPEKYQIFRLS; translated from the exons ATGCGTGTgattccctctctcctcttattctgcctgctcctcctgctgctcccatCCATCgagatgaaaaaaaagggaaagggcAGAGGCCTCAAAGGAGCAAGACACAAACTCACACGGGACAG GGTCAGGGTACGAGGTGCTCGCCGTCACAACAGGTCAGGCCCCTCTGGTCTCATATCAATTAACTGCTTAGAGTCGGCAGAATTTGGAGAGGTCTTTGTAGACTGCCAAGACCAACATCTCTCGTCTATTCCCACCTCAAACACCTGGTCTAAAAATCCCAAGCACCTCCTTCTAGCCCGCAACCAAATCAAAGTCCTTCATGATGGAGCCTTCCTCGGATATGAGAGTTTAAATAGTCtggacctgcagcagaaccagatCTCTCTCGTGGAGGAAGGGGCTTTCCAGGGCCTGACACAACTTACAACCCTGCTGCTTCAGCACAACCGCCTCCAAACACTTAGCGAGGAGGCCCTAATCCCCATACCAAACCTTCACTACTTGCGTTTATATGATAATCCCTGGAACTGTCTCTGCCCAATGGATAGTCTTGTACGTACTCTTCAGGTCCCAAGCAATCGTAATCTGGGAAATTATGCCAG GTGTGCAGAGCCCATCAGGTTAAAAAACATGAAGTTGAAACACATGGATCCCGAGTTACTCTGCAAAGAATCAGACCCAGCAAGCGACCAACAGAATCCCAAAGACCTTATGGAGCCCAGTCCAATTCGAATCAAACCAGATGCTACAACAGTCTGCTTTACCTACTTTTACCCCCAAATACGGATGGACTGCAGTAACCAAG GTTTAACTGAGGTGCCCACAGGTATTCCAGACAATGTTGCCCACGTTGATCTGTCACATAATTCAATCAGTCACCTCAAAACCAGAGACTTTCATGCTGCAAGGAGCCTGAGAACACTTAACCTCAGCAATAACAAAATGGAGGACCTTGACACAG GCTCCCTGACTGGGCTCTTGCATCTCCGGGAACTGGACTTGTCAAACAACAACCTGCATTTTGTCCAGCACGGGGTTCTTGAAGACCTCTACTTCCTGTCACATTTAAAACTGGGAGGAAACCCCTGGGTGTGTGACTACAG TATCCAATACATGGTGTACTGGCTAAGTCTGCACCCGAGAGTGAGTCACTCAGGACTGGTGTGTCACTCTCCTCCCGAACATGCTGGGGAGAGAGTGGAGGAGTACGTGCATTCCTACAACAGAGAGTGTCCAAAGGACAGACAGCAGAGCAGACCAGATCAAGACCAGACAGACCCCGCGCTCTGGAACACACCGATGGAAGTACAgggagagctggaggaggaggagctggagccgaGCGCCTTGAGAATGCCAGAGAAATATCAAATCTTCAGACTGTCCTGA